ccttttcatttttttcaattttttaaaccacctgggcacttattgggtcaaatacggtgtTATGTTTGTAACTTTCTAAAATATGAAGAATGTCTTTTTACTGGATATATCATTGTGAGACAGAATGGTTCAAACTTTGATATCAAATGACAGTATAAAAGGTCAGGTCACTGAGtaagaggtcaaggtcaaaagcAGTCATCTAGTGAAAGGTCTAGGTCTTTATTTACTAGCTGATGAATAAATCAATCTTTACATAATGTATGTTTGAAAAGTTGCatgcatatatttacatattgctGCATATAATTAATCATCTGAATATCAAAATGCATGTACACATTATATTACCAGTACTACAAGACTTAAGGGAcgtaaaataacaaacactcaatttttaatcaaaatgaatttattagTTCTTCAACACATCACTATAAACGTATACAGATCAAACCTTCCACACTTTATAAAgtcaatatatatgtttttgaagctggttaatttctttttatatcaCAGAATAAATGTCCTCTTTTTCACTCATTTGTTTTAATTCTGTTTGAACATACACGATTCTGATTTTTTTGTGTGATGAACATGACTTCTGTGTTCATTGTTCcgaaatattacataaaatatggcAGACAATAGTGTaatgttatattgatatataattttccaagttgcattttttttctcttctccACTACCAAGGTAATACCAGGTATGTGAAGGTTAGGTTATAACTGTAAAGGTTTATGACTATCTCCCCTTTCATACAGCTTTGTTACCACAGTtgattacacacatatatacatacagccCCCTACATGGCCATGTAATCCTCATTAGCCATGTAAAGAGGATTATGTGTGGACTCGCCTGTAATAGCAAGCTATTTATGAGAGGTTGGGTGTATATGGTACAGAATTACAGCATGTTCAGTacatcttgaattaaaatatgaaaGACAATAATATTTGGTTCATACCACATACATCTTGGACCCACAAAACGAAGCACCAAATATGTAAATACACTTGTAAGTCCCACTTATCTAcggacatatacatgtagcatcgACTATTGTACCCAGCAATCAATTAAActgattgttatttttaaagTAGAAACTAAATGTTCTATTACTAACACTACACTTTACATCCGATAAGTTACTGATCCTGAATGCCATTTCGAATATTACCAAATGACCATGAACCATGTATCATGAAATAATGAGCGATATGTGATGTTGTAAACAAACTTGTTTTAGCGGTAGTCTTATTTTAGCATTGTTCATGCCGTCTTTGAAGAGCTAATTCATTATGAAATACTGAAAAACATTATTTACGGTATTGAACCTTTGAGTTGTGCTAATTCATATCCACACTAAATATtcataattaacatttttttcgcATTTCTGCTAAAATTAGTATATTTACAGTACTTTAAACTCTTACTATTGATCAAAAAGTATACTGTACAGTAACGTTATGGTATCAAATTAGTACAATCTCATCTGCCAGTTAGATTTTGTCttagcaaatattttttttttatattttcagtgaCATAAAAAAATGGTTAGGATGCTCCATCATATATGATCACTAGTCCTACACACTTTTCAGTTGCAAGTTCAAAACTCTCAtaaggcagttgccaggtatcaACAGGACGCCAGTAAGTTTTTCTCTggttactctggctttcctccgcTTTTAAATCTTTAACTCACCCATGCTGTTCATAAACAACTCAATAAACACTAATACCCATGCATCATGTGTTTAAATGATTCTACTGACAGAAAATGTCATGCTTAAAACTTTAGAAGatgaaatatatgttaaaatgtCTCTTTTCTGACAGTAAATGTTTGacaatattagatatatattacatacacttGGACCTCTTCTATTGTATTACAATATGTAAGAGATCTaacaagtacattgtacattaagAGCTGATTTATCATTTAATCATTTAAGTACAATCAGCACCAGATTATCAGTATGTAAAGATACaatattttcttattaaaaAAGAATTGCATAATGCACATGCATCAGGAAAATCTCAATAATTCAATCTGTCACACAGATATATagtatacacatgtaaaggaaataaatctgtaaaaaaaacaataataaaagtATCACATAtacaccttttgaacactatatatCATTGCTGTACTTATAAATGATTGCTTTACTTTaagattttttcaaaattgtacatataccatataaaatattcataattacCCAGGTAACATTCTCATTTCCAGAATACGATAATTCTAACTCCATAGCTAGAAAAATGGCCAaggtatcatatacattgtagattatattgataatttgtgaaaagaagaaaaatattggAGCAAGAATGTTTAACCTTGAATAGCATTTACTGTGATTTaggattttattaattttatgcAAACTTATAATCATTATTAGGCCTGAATGCTGAGTGACTGAACTTGCATGGACGAATTTGACGATATCCATATACAGGTACGAACTGCTACTATAGACATGTTTATAGACTATGAACATAACATTAAGGGAAGAACAGATACGTCAAATATCTACAAATCATTTATGAATGcaacattttgtaaaattcatGTAGATagcttttaaaatttaaaacttactaaaagatatacaatacatatatgtatcaccATACATGCAACAGGTAcaaactacataacaacaatgCAAACACTATCACATCGTAAAGCACTAGTTGGAAACATAGTTTTATGctttaaacaataacaatttGTAACAAACAATTGCATATCCATATCCTCTTGACCCACTTGATCATggacatgtatttttttaagcATATAACGACATGGATATGTACATAACTTAAGAcaccaaaaataaaaactaacgGTGAGCTGACCTATCTAGGACACATGGTATCAACATATAATGGCacttaaaatttgtaaataaattacatttataaatagAAGTAAATTATATAATACCACAGATTTTATACACATTCAAAACAATCCAATGAACCAATAGTTCATGAAAGTAACTCGTGATTGTCAGGGCAATATTTAAACACTTTGATTGATAAgaatacaatttgtatataaGGGACTACTATATACATGTCTGTATTGTTTGGGCCATAGGGACTTGGTAGGAATTTCCAACCAATGGTCAATCAATATATcctataatacatatattgacCGTTAATTGGACATTTGTCCCATGTCCCTGTGGTTTATGGGTCCATTTTGACCCCCAaatccattgatttttttaaactaaaacttttgtatttgaaataccTGATTCAATTGTAATTgaagttttctaattttgtattttcagttACCATTATAGTAACCATGCAAATTATTCATATAACTTGAGTGAATGAATTCAacaaatttgtcatttttagtctattttttgatagttttgtaaaaaaaaaaaaaaaaaaaaaagggacACAATCTTGAACAAACTGCAATGACACATAACCACCATACCCACTGACCATACCTGTTAAATCAGAGATGTACTCAATATACTTGAAATTTAACAATACTACTAAATAacagattttaaaattttacagatttgggggccaaaacaGCCACAACCTATGCATTAACCAAAGGTAgtccaaataaaacatttacctTCAATATCATTCAGGCATAATATGTCCATGCATACAGACACATGTTGTAGCCATTGTTTGAGAGCACTTTCAAAATCTCCATTCTACCGATATGCTTGAGCAAGTTCAatatcagaaaataaatttGACACGAGTTAAATAAATCTGCAGTGCAATTTTGAATTTAGTGTTTGCAATCAttcaatacatgtactacacATACATGTTTTAGAATAGGAATTAAGAAAATAGTAATAACATTAATGAATTAAGTAAACTACATTTGCGTCGAGTGGTAAGATATATAAAGGCAAGAAGAGAAtctgatctatatatataccaatggtaatcatcaatatcataatattatatttatgtataatatatatacctttCATATTACAATAACTCTAATATGGACACAAAATACCATTGATTTATTCTGTAACCTGATCGGGAGAATTCTTACTTTGATGAAGCGCATGAAAGTAGAGTAAAAGGtaaaaccaaaaatattttcttctctaAAAATTAAAGCCCTATCATacatttaatatcaaatgtttttattttgtaattgttatgattatatgtgtttaaaaatatgaaaaataaaagtctATGTACAATCATCACAATGAAATACACAATTATTGTGTGgtaatgaaacttttttttaaagtacaGTACATAAAATCAAACAATCTCAAACAATTGATAGCTATCCTTGATGAAAGGAATGATTTATCAAAGGAGGTATTCATTCACCCGTTTTTAAATTCTgctaaacattttcatttttataaaaaatgataatggcAAATTAGTTACATGACCAAACATTCTTAGTGACTTCTAAATACAGTGCACCTGACATTGTATTCATAAATTCTTACATAAACTGAATGCAAAAAGACGGAAATCTGATTCATAGCCTCTTTTTATCAACTCTATTAGAAAACTAATGTATTGATACATATTTTACTCCAACCAGTATGTTGTCTCTGTAAAGTTGAAAATCATTTGAAAGAACAGAATTCATATGGAATTTGTAAACAGGCATCTGATTCTTATCCATGGTGATTTTTTAAGTGAAACTATAGTAAGTTTTTGAAAACATTAGAAAAATTATATTATCCTAATATTCATTCCTCTATCTCTCTCcctccatccatccatccatccatccatccaacAACTTATTCTCAACCAAAATTCtagcattttaaaattttgacaaaCCAAGAATTATTATGGCTAGCGTATTCAcacatttcaaataaaacttattaaTGATTAACTATCATAATATTACACACGTTTTTGACTCTTTTATCTCTACCCGTTTTCTCTCTATCGCTGATGCTGCCATGGCAACTTTTGCAAATCTGGCAGTTTCAATTTTGGAATTAGTTTCTGATTTGGTGTCATCCCACACAATGAACAGTTTTGATTTGTCTATTTCTAGATCCAGTGGGTCCCTGCCATTAGCTAGTTCCTCTTTCTCTTTGGCAATAACTTCCTGAGCTTGGTGGATAAGTTGTTGCTGTATTTTTGAAGTAATTGGGTGTTCCGCAATATGTATTGTGTGCGTCAGTTTTACTCTGTTTACTGGAAATACAAAAGAAATTATATGAGGCCCATGATATGAGTGATACATGATGGTAGAAAGAGGTTAAAGATTTTAATGACTCACATTGAATAAATTTTCCTATTTAGTTATCGGACAATTGATTTCAAGGCAATGCGAAAAATACGTAGAAACCTCTCTGGGTAATAGGGTCACAATATGAAGGGGAAGAACACTCCCTGGGGAGGTACATGACCCAGGTGATGAGGTCTGTATAGTACCTTACCTGAGTGAGGCAGTATAATAAAGGGGTAGAACCCTCCCTGGGGAGGTACATGATCTGGGTGATGGGGTCTGTATAGTACCTTACCTGAGTGAGGCAGTGTAATGAAGGGGTAGAAGCCTCCTTAGAGGAGGTACATGAACCGGGTGATGGGGTCTGTATAGAACCTTACCTGAGTGAGGCAGTGTAATGAAGGGGTAGAACCCTCCCTGGGGAGGTACATGATCTGGGTGATGTGGTCTgtaaactgaaaaataggtggggggtcttatttgcagacatcccccctaagtctgaaaatgtgtcaaaataggtggggggtcttatttgcgggaggggtcttatttgtggTGAAATACGGTACCTAAGTGAGGCAGTGTAATGAAGGGGTAGAATCCTCCCTGGGGAGGTACATGATCTGGGTGATGGGGTCTGTATAGTACCTTACCTGAGTGAGGCAGTGTAATGAAGGGGTAGAACTCTCCCTGGGGAGGTACATGACCCAGGTGATGGGGTCTGTATAGTACCTTACCTGAGTGAGGCAGTGTAATGAAGGAGTAGAACCCTCCCTGAGGAGGTACATGATCTGGGTGATGGGGTCTGTATAGTACCTTAACTGAGAGAGGCAGTGTAATGAAGGAGTAGAACCCTCCCTGGGGAGGAACATGACCCCGGTGATGGGGTCTGTATAGTACCTTACCTGAGTGAGGCAGTGTAATAAAGGGGTATAAAACTCCCTGGGGGAGGTACATGATCTGGGTGATGGGGTCTGTATAGTACCTTACCTGAGTGAGGCAGTGTAATGAAGGGGTAGAACACTCCCTGGGGGAGGTACATGATCTGGGTGATGGGGTCTGTATAGTACCTTACCTGAGCGAGGTAGTATAATGAAGGGGTATAACCCTCACTGGGGAGGTACATAACCCGGGTGATGGGGTCTGTATAGTACCTTACCTGAGCGTGGCAGTATAATGAAGGGGTATAACCCTCACTGGGGAGGTACATAACCCGGGTGATGGGGTCTGTATAGTACCTTACCTGAGTGAGGCAGTGTAATGAAAGGGTATAACCCTCCCTAGAGGAGGTACATGACCCGGGTGATGGGGTCTGTATAGTACCTAACCTGAGTGAGGCAGTGTAATGAAGGGGTAGAACCCTCCCTGGGGAGTTACATGACACGGGTTATGGGGTCTGTATAGTACCTTACCTGAGTGAGGCAGTGTAATGAAGGGGTAGAACCATCCCTAGAGGAGGTACATGACCCGAGTGATGGGGTCTGTATAGTACCTTACCTGAGTGAGGCAGTGTAATGAAGGGGTAGAACCCTCTCTGGGGAGGTACCTGACCCAGGTGATGGGGTCTGTATAGTACCTTACCTGAGTGAGGCAGTGTAAAGAAGGGGTAGCCTTACTTGAGTGAGGCAGTGTAATGAAGGGGTAGCCTTACCTGAGTGAGGCAGTGTAATGAAGGGGTAGAAGCCTCCCTAGAGGAGGTACATGACCCGGGTGATGGGGTCTGTATAGTAGCTTACCTGAGTGAGTCAGTGTAATGAAGGAGTAGAACCCTCCCTGGGGAGGTACATGATCTGGGTGATGAGTCTGTATAGTACCTTACCTGAGTGAGGCAGTGTAATGAAGGAGTAGAACCCTCCCACGGGAGGTACATGTCCCGGGTGATGGGGTCTGTATAGTACCTTACCTGAGTGAGGCAGTGTAATGAAGGAGTAGAACCCTCCCTGGGGAGGTACATGATCTGGGTGATGGGGTCTGTATAGTACCTTACCTGAGTGAAGCAGTGTAATGAAGGGGTAGAAGCCTGCCTAGAGGAGGCACATGATCTGGGTGATGGGGTCTGTATAGAACCTTACCTGAGTGAGGCAGTATAATGAAGGGGTAGAATCCTCCCTGGGGAGGTACATGACCCGGGTGATGGGGTCTGTATAGTACCTTACCTGAGCGAGGCAGTATAATGAAGGGGTAGAACCCTCCCTGGGGGAGGTACATGACCCGGGTTATGGCGATGCTCCTGTCTATACAAAGGTACAGGACCACCAGTTTATCCTCCTTGTCTAGCTCCGATTCTGGGATAATCATTCCCCATCCAATCTTTTGTCCCTTAGATACAGCTTCCAAGGCttcaacagaaacatatatggtTCACAATCTAGTAACCATATGTAATATAAAGCTAACAAGTTATTTCAGGTAAAGTACTGAGCATACTCTCAATATGGCCTATACTctacctatatatataacactgttaaccaacttattttcatgtGGTATTgaattttgtgtattttgtgagtacatgtaattaaaaatcACCAGGATTGATCACTGCAAAAATGTTTCAAGCACACAGTAGTAGAATAACATGAGTCTAAACCCAGAAATTAAATCGCTACAAATAAAGTTGCCATGGAATTAATTTGGTTTTACAAATAATCCTTTATCTAGCATGGACTTTATAAGATATTAGCAGGTATATGAATAATGgttgaaattaaatatactgacctacattgtaaatgtataaaagttacgagttttaacatttaatttttttttttttttttgcagaccGATAAACACATAAGAAATAAGCATTGTATAATTACATCTATAGGTATAATTATAGCATTAATTTAAGAATACCTAGGTATCAACTTAAAGAAGTGTCAATACACCTACCTTCTTGCTGAGCCAGGAATTGGACAACATCTTGTCTGTAGACAGAGGAGGTTGTTATCTCAAAATCCTGAAAACATGGGGTGATTACAGCTATCCCAGCTGGAATGTTTTCAGCATCAAAGTCATCTATAAGCTCTATCTCAAAGAAGTCATAAGCTGAAACAAAAGTATGGTAgagttttatatatacaaacaaatattaattttatcttGTTGGTCCAAGGGGCTGTGGTGGcagaatggttaagatgtcccaacatattaccacaaaccctccacccaTATGGtagtgagtttgaatcccatgtggggcagttgccaagtactgacTGCTAGTCAGTGGTTTTCTCTGGGTACTAATGTTTTcatccaccatcaaacctggcacgtccttacatggccctccatggctgttaattggacgtaaaactaaacaaaccaaattgtTGATCCACCACATTTCATTGCATGTCCTGCTCCATCCTGTCCTACATGTATCATCCTGTCCAACTCCTATTTTATATTCATACAGAGACAGCTATATAGAAATAGGGACAGTTATATCTAGTCTTATACTCTGCTACATACATAAAGGGTCACATTACTTCTTTGAGAATCTTAGTAGAACTCTTTACTATGTTTATGACGTACTGAAGCTGACATTTCCAATTATAACCTCATTGAATATTCAGGGCCCGACAATGTCAGATCTCCTTTAGACAACAATGTTGGGATATAAGGTCAGATTGTTATACttcaaaacataaacattttaaactaCACACTTTGATATTTTAGACTGATGTATCTATATAGCAGCAGGTTGTACCTTCTTCTGGCTTGAAGGGATGCGGTGACTGTAACATGATGGACTCCATATGGTCTGGTACCATGGCGATATTGTTGTCTTCGTCTACCTCAGATCCAGTAGGAAGTACCCAATTCTTTATCTGGTTCTGAAAATTAAATTATGAAACTATCTAAAACCATGTGCTTCTTAATAACCACATATAAACCCAAGCATGTGTTTAGCCATATGGTTTTATACCTAAAATTGTACTTGTAACATAGTATTAAATGGTTTTCCATTATACGTACTTGTTATTGCTGATGGATTTGGATCAAATTAGGAAGGGGAAAATTGCGGATACCTAGTAATTAGACAAAGCAGATGAAAAGACAGTCCTGAAGAGTAGAGAGCAAACTTACCACTGCTATACACGTAGTCTTGAAGATCTTAGTCTGCCAGAACACACGCACCTCTACCTCATAGCCATTACCACACAGAGATACCGTGGGCAGCATCTGGGCAGGGTCTAAAACGGTGTAGTGCCGAGTCCCAATAGCCTTAGTGTTCTTACGAAACATTGCTACCGGCCATTTGTGTCCAATGTTACTCAACTCCACCTCAACTGTATCACCTTCATGGAAAATTATACTCTTAAATGagtttacatacattgtacctacaAGGTATAGTACAATAACGTAAACATTTCACATGGTGACTTATCTCGTTTTATACCCAAAGTTCATGCTTTTGAATGTACAGTGTGTCTGTAATTTATTacagatttacaatgtatttgtaatGCAATCAATAAACAATGTACAGTTTAGCTCAACAAAAGTTTTTGAGATTTATTAAGGATTCTACTTTAACTTTGGAGgtacattttgtgtatattacaGAAACGtttcatttgataaattttattcgTTTGATTCTGAGATTGGATTCCAACTTAATATTAACTGACCTTCTTCGTACCGCTCCCCCATTGTGTAGCCTTGTGAGTTACCATTGTAGTACATACGACCACCACGTGAGGACCAGCCTGTAGAGTTTGGTACCTTCCCTAGGTGTTTGTTTAGTGCAAACTGATCTGTTGCCAAACCAATAGTAACTACTGAATCTTcatctgaaaaaaatgaaaatctataattatgataaacagTATCCCCTAAACTCCCTGTAAAGCAATTTCCGATCCAGGGGCCCTACCTAATTCAgtcattctttttttttctttttcatttatcAGATTTGAGCAATACCACAATATGGACAAATAAAATCTTACATTGCTCTGTCAGGTGAGCAAGGATATACACTTATAAAATACCTGAGCCTAACTCGATTTGTCCTCTTCTAGAAGTGCTTCTAAAATATAACATCCAACCACTTAATTCTGCTTCTGGAAGCTCAAGCTTCTACCTACGAGCTGGAAGGTATTCTGAGAAGACTTCTCTCCTTGGAAGAGCACAAATCAAGTTGGTCTCAAGTATGTGTATACTTACTTAGAGTCTTGATTTCCATATAGTAGTGGTTCTCCTCCTCTGTCATTGGCTTAAGCAACTGTACCACATGTATACCCATTTGTCCTGCTGGCAGACGGATGGTGCAGTGCTGCTTACTCATATCTGGAGGCTGTACTCTGTGTATATCATACACTGGGATGTCAATGTCTAACACATCCGACTTTCTGAACACAAATGGTCGCAATACTGTAAACATATTGTGAATATATCATTAGAGAATTACAAGCGTGAATATATCGTTAGAGAAAAACAAGCGTGAATTTCTTCCCTGAGATTTCCAGTTTTGGTATTGAATGATATCACACTAAACCACATCAAACTACAAATGTGTTgctatcaaaatacaattttaacatattGCTTAATACTTAAAGTCACTTAAAATATGCTGCATCTATCCTTTTAAGTATACTCTAGCACATCcatattgttttttataaatacaaGAAACATTTAATTGCtaaaaaattttgaattattttttattttttttgtaattgtttttattttatttttatttgaaatcattttcaattttacagACAATGACAAAGATAGAGAACAATTCACCAtaatagtttaaaaaaaaagtatttcatttaATTGTAACAATTTTACATAACATTCAAATTTATACTTTTACACCCCCTCATGTACACACACCCTTACTCATATATACCTAAGAGTTTACTTTCATTATTACATACATTCAGAGATTTCCCTACACCCACATTCATGAAATGATTTCTTGGACAAAAACCCAGTACATATCATTTGAACCCATGACAGATCAAGAGTTAAAGATACTTGGGACTGATCCTTACAATCACTGTCACCACTGACCGCAGTGACCAACACTCACCATAGTGACCAAAACTGACCACAGTGCCTTACACTGACATCAGTGACCAACACAGACATCAATGATCAACAATGACCACAGTGACCACAAGGATAATTAATGAGATTCATGAACCACAATTGTTAAACATTGTATGGTGCAATGAATGATTGCTCAGAAATACCTCTTTTGAGTGTGTCTTCCATTATCTGATTCTGAGTCTCCTCATAAGATTTCCAAAACAGTTCATTGTAGCTATGATACTCTGTGATGGGTATTGTCCGGTATGACTGTGTATCAATCTTCACTTTGGCACCTGTCAAATAGAAAAATAGATACATACTGGTACATTGGTACTGTAATCAGCCATGTAGGATCGGGAACtattctgtacatgtatgtcaaagAAGAATTACAAAAAAGGTTATTACATAAAAACACATGGATGGAAAAGAATAATGTCATGGTTTAAATCATCTTACCTTTTTTGTGAGAGTAAAATACCATTTCTATAGTTTCAAGTTCCAACACATAACCTACTGTTGTTGCAATTTTttctatccattctatccatGATATGATTTCATACCAACCACAAATTTAAGTCACTTTGCGATGcttcatttgatatatttgcagtataaaatgaaatcaaattagAACTGTCGTCAGAGTAGACGGCTAATATCCTCTGTTGCACAAAATAAGTGATGAACAACCTGCTTCCAGTATATCCCCCCTCTTAACTTtatattggggggggggggtgtataATAACTGATAATTATAAACGATGTACATTTAACTTACATTCACTTCTTAGTACCACAAGAGGAAAGAAGCCACCTTCTGGCTGGATCATGTGACGGGCCAGTGACACCTCTTTGTCAAACGTAAGGAAGACCATGACTAGTTGTTGTGACTTGTGATCAAAATCAGGTTTGTTACTCTCATCAGGATTGTAGTATACACCAATTCCCACCACTGTACCAGGTTCAACACTAGTCACTGTACAGGCACAAATGTATTACAGTCTTTATACTTTAATGCAAATAAAGCTATGATGATATCAAAACTGGATAAAGGTCACTACatgaaaatcatattaaatatggCTTTTTTATCCCCTCCCTAAAAAGAATATCTTAACAGAACTAGCCTATGTTTTAATCTACTCAGATCAAAGTGGATTTAAAAGTATATTAAGTACTTGTGTACATACCGGAGTACACAAGTAAATTATTTACTTCAGACAGAATCCtcttatttgtttaaaaatgtttatataaattatactgCATCAATATGACACATGTCAATCTTACACAGTATCAGTTGATAGCACATTCATTTAttcaataattcatttatacTGCATTTATTTCACCatcttttgatatttaaaacaaaacattttaggTTTGGGACAGTGGATCGAGTTtattaatgtaatgtaatgactaCAAGTCTCAGACATTACCTTTTCCATCTGCCATCCACCTGAAGTAGTCCCTGAGGAACTCACAAGTAGGAATCGGTGACATAGGACTACAGGTAGCAACACCTATGGCTGGGCTAACACCAGGGCTATCCACATCCTGTACAATTATCTCAAAATGctgaaaatctaaaaaaaacatgaatGGATGAAAAAATCAATCATTGCATGCATTCAAATACCATTCTAtgtgattttttatttaaataatcacAGGGGGGAAGGGCCAGATAAGGGTAACTGCAGTTACCCAAATCTAACATGGCGGCGGTACAAAAATACGAGATAATCGTACTGTCTGTTCACAGAATAGATGGGTCTTTTTCTTGCATAACCGCTGTAGATCGTGTCTTTTAACAATATTAGCAAAATTTGAAGCGCAGGTCATATGCACAGAGATCTTGCAGATTTTGCTA
The nucleotide sequence above comes from Argopecten irradians isolate NY chromosome 1, Ai_NY, whole genome shotgun sequence. Encoded proteins:
- the LOC138328352 gene encoding uncharacterized protein, which produces MADLFRYTGDIVFDGHAPFPGQITDVQLKQFSETSNFLQCMKPLTPRFPYFFGQIRALSSKSKITIGIAGPNIAEDAHPGRWNRTVGYNSYNGKCYTCHSDVANSEGEKFRIGDTFGVMITYFGETMSTVMFLKNGQPVATRYHYETNHEDYLPTITLENGPIDMGIMWPEAAIGVPKYDDRNMTQWLYPNTIKYDLEKEIFTYTDATGQQNNTVPIQSPQPLDKNFQHFEIIVQDVDSPGVSPAIGVATCSPMSPIPTCEFLRDYFRWMADGKVTSVEPGTVVGIGVYYNPDESNKPDFDHKSQQLVMVFLTFDKEVSLARHMIQPEGGFFPLVVLRSECAKVKIDTQSYRTIPITEYHSYNELFWKSYEETQNQIMEDTLKRVLRPFVFRKSDVLDIDIPVYDIHRVQPPDMSKQHCTIRLPAGQMGIHVVQLLKPMTEEENHYYMEIKTLNEDSVVTIGLATDQFALNKHLGKVPNSTGWSSRGGRMYYNGNSQGYTMGERYEEGDTVEVELSNIGHKWPVAMFRKNTKAIGTRHYTVLDPAQMLPTVSLCGNGYEVEVRVFWQTKIFKTTCIAVNQIKNWVLPTGSEVDEDNNIAMVPDHMESIMLQSPHPFKPEEAYDFFEIELIDDFDAENIPAGIAVITPCFQDFEITTSSVYRQDVVQFLAQQEALEAVSKGQKIGWGMIIPESELDKEDKLVVLYLCIDRSIAITRVMYLPQGGFYPFIILPRSVNRVKLTHTIHIAEHPITSKIQQQLIHQAQEVIAKEKEELANGRDPLDLEIDKSKLFIVWDDTKSETNSKIETARFAKVAMAASAIERKRVEIKESKTCVIL